The sequence TGCGTTCGCGCTCCTCGCCCTGCCGCTCTTCCTCGCGGTCGCCGCCGGCGTCGACCGTCGGCCGCGCCGCGGCTCCGAGGTGACCGTCTCGACGCGCCTGAGCCCGGACCGCGACGGCAGCGGAGTCGGCTACGAGATCGCGTTCCGACTGCCCGAGGGCGTGGAGGGCGTCGCGATCCTGCTGAACGCCGCCGACGACCGGTCGCACCGCTTCGCCGCCGATCGCGCCACGGCCGGGCGCCTGGCCGGGACGATCCCGATCACGCACTCCGGCCCGCAAGAGATCGCCGAGGTCTTCTACTCCCTGCTCGGGGCCTCCGGCATCGCGCTGACCTCGCCCGATCCCGGGCCGAGCAGCTCGAGGCTGATCCCCGCGCCGCGCCTCCGCATGGAGAGCCTGCCGATGCCCCACCGCGTCTTCGGCATCACCGGCGCCCACGGCTCGACCACGCCGGGCGACGGCGGCGAGTTCCGCGACGTCGCCCTCTTCACCCCCGGCGACCGCCTCCGCAGGATCGACTGGAAGGCGACCGCGCGCCGTGCCCAGGTCCCGGGAGAGCTCTACGTCCGGCGCTCCTTCTCCACCGCCGACGCGATCGTCGTCCTGGTCGTCGACGACCGAGACGAGGTCGGCGCCGACGTCACCCGCTGGGCGGGCGCCAAGGGCGGCGTCACGACCTCGACCTCCCTCGACCTCGCCCGGGAGGCGGCGTCCTCGCTCGCGGCGGCCTACCTCGCGGCCGGCGACCGCGTGGGCTTCCGCGACCTGGCCGGGACGGCCCGCTCCGTCGAGCCGGGCGGCGGCACCCGCCACCTCGAGCGCCTCCAGTCGACGATCGCCACGATCGCTCCCACCGGCGAGCCCGTGCGCTCCGTCCGAACCCCGATCGTCCCCGCCTCCTCCCTCGTCGTCGTCCTGTCGACCTTCCTCGACGAGCAGGCGGCCACGATGGCGATCACCTGGGCCTCGACCGGCCACCGGGTCGTCGCCGTCGACGTCCTGCCCGAGCCGGAGCTCCAGAGCGCCACCCGCGAGGAGCAGACGGCGTTCCGGCTGCTGATGCTCGAGCGGACCGATCGGCTCGACGGCATGACCGCCTCCGGGGTCGAGCGGATCCGCTGGGACTCCGCCGACGGCGGCGCCGTGCCAGCCGTTCAGCTCCGGCTCCTCAGCCGCCCGCGGAGGATGCGGTGAGCGGCGTCGGCCGGCTCCTCGGCCGTCCGCAGGGATTCCCCGACATCGGCCCGACCGTCCCCGCCGCCGCCGTCACCGCGCTCACCGTCGTGGTCGGGGGCCTCACGTCGTTCCTCGTGATCGGCGTCAGCGGGTGGCTCGTGGTCGCCCTGCTGCTCGTCGTCGGGGCCGCCTCGCTTCCTCGCGGGCCGTTCGCGGCGATCCTGTCCGTGCTTCTGGCGGCGGCGCTCGTGGTCGACGGTCTGGACGGCTACACGGGCCGCTTCGTGATCCTGCTGGCCGCCGTCCACCTGCTGCTGGTGGTCGCGTCGCTGTCGGCCTGGCTGCCGCTCCGCGCCCGGGTGCAGGTGGCCCTGCTGCGCCGGCCGCTCGTCCGCTACGTCGTCGTCCAGCTCATCGCCCAGGCCGTGGCGTTCGCCGTCCTGACGGTCGTCGCGCCGCAGGCAGACACCTCCGGGCCCGGGCTCGTCTGGCTCGGGATCGTCGCCGCCGCGGCCGCGCTCGCCCTGGCCGTCGCGATCCTGGTGCCCGCGCTCCTGCGTCCGTCCCGCTGACGCGACGCCGGCACGACAGGCGTCGATGCCGTCGCGCTGAGGGAGGCTAGAGCGAGGCCGGGACCTTATAGAACCACACGGTCGCGCCGGGGTGGTCCTTCGTGATGGCCGTGTCGAGGTCGCGGTAGTCGTAGTCGAGGTTGTGCCCGACGAGGGAGACCTGAGTCTTGCCGTCGACGGTCGCGAGGCGCGACACGATCATGACGTGGTCGGGCACCCCGTTGCCGTTCCAGTCGAAGTAGGCGAGGTCGCCGATGGAGAGCTGCGACCGCTGCGTGCCGTCGAGCCGCGTGAAGCCGAGTGACGGCGTGCTCTTCAGCAGCGAGTCGAACGCCGGCGCGTAGCCCCACGACTCGCTGTGCGAGCCCGAGGAGTTGTAGTACCAGGCGTCGCTCTGCTTGAGACCGCGTGCGGCGAGGGCCTGGCTCACGAAGTTCTGGCAGTCGCCGCCCACGGCGTTAAAATTCGTGTACGAGGCGTTGTAGGTCGACGCGTTCCAGTGCGCGAAGGCGTACTGCATCTCCTTGTCGACACCGGTCGTGGGCGCCCAGGTGTACTTCAGGGCCGAGCCGGAGACCTGCGCCGCGCCCTTGTAGACGGCGACGGCGCCGCTCGACGGCTGGTAGTCGACGGCCGCCGGGACGGTCGCGGTGACCGTCTTCGCGTTCACGACCGTGACGTCGGTCGCGGCGACGCCGTTGAAGGTCACCTTGTCGACGCCGGTGAGCGAGGTGCCGCTGATCGTGGCCTTCTCGCCGCTGACGAGCGAGCCGCTCGCGGGCGTCACGGCCACCACAGCGGCGGGGCGAGACGAGCCCGACGATGAGCCAGACGAGCCCGAGCTTGAGCCGGAGCCCGCAGCGCTCGACTTCAGCGGCGACGCCTCCCCGAGCGTCGCGGGGGCGGCGGGCCCCGCTCCGGACGTGCAGCCGGCCATCAGCGCGGTCGTCACCAGGGCGGCGGAGACGGCTCCGGCCAGCTTCTTCTTCATGCGGTCGATCCCCACTCGTTCGGCGGGCGTCACGTTACCATCCGGCCTTCCGAGGCAGCCGAGCGCAGGATCAGGAGCGCACCGTGACCGATCCGGAACCCGTCCGTCTAGGAATACCTCTGGCAGTCGTGTAAATTTGCATCGCGCGCAAGGAACGTCGAACAGAGGCAGCCCGTGCGTGCGCCGCCCGGCGAGGCGGTACCACCACAAGAGAAAGAGACACAATGTCCCGGGTAGCAACAGCCGGTCCAGAGACGGCACCCGTCGAGCAGCAGGGTCTCATGACTCACCGGCAGATCCTGTTCGTCATCTTCGGCCTGATGGCGGGCATGTTCCTGTCGTCGCTCGACCAGACCATCGTCGGCACGGCGATCCGCACGATCGGCGACGACCTCCACGGCCTCGACCACCAGGCGTGGGTCACCACCGCCTACCTCATCTGCTCGACGATCGCGACGCCGATCTACGGCAAGCTCTCCGACCTCTTCGGGCGTCGGCCCCTCTTCATCATCGCGATCGTGATCTTCCTCGTCGGCTCCGCCGCGGCGTCCTTCTCGACCTCGATGTACATGCTGGCCGCCTTCCGCGGCCTCCAGGGCCTCGGCGCAGGTGGCCTCATGGCGCTCCCGCTGACGATCATGGGCGACATCCTCGCTCCCCGTCAGCGCGCCAAGTACCAGGGCTACTTCCTCGCCGTCTTCGGCATCTCGAGCGTCATCGGCCCGCTGATCGGCGGCCTGTTCGCCGGCGCCGACCAGATCCTGTTCATCACCGGCTGGCGCTGGGTGTTCCTGCTCAACGTCCCGATCGGCGTCATCGCCCTCGTGATCGTCGGCATCTTCCTGCACATCCCCGGCCAGAAGCGCAAAGACAACATCCGCATCGACTGGTGGGGCGCCGCGATGGTCATCGTCGCCGCCGCGCCGCTGCTTCTCGTCGCCGAGCAGGGCCGCGAGTGGGGCTGGGGCTCGCTGAACGCCTGGGTCTGCTACGTCATCGGCGGTCTCGGCGTCATCGCCTTCATCGTCGCGGAGCGCGCCATGGGCGACGCCGCGCTCATCCCGCTGAAGCTCTTCAAGAGCCGCACCTTCTCGATGGCCACCATCCTCGGCGTCCTGGTCGGCTTCGGCATGTTCGGCGCACTGCTGACCGTCCCGCTCTACCTGCAGCTGGTCAACGGCTCGACGCCCACCGAGTCGGGCTTCCAGATGCTCCCGATGATCCTGGGCCTGATGATCTCGTCGATCGTGTCGGGTCAGATCATCTCGCGCACCGGCAAGTACAAGATGTTCCCGCCGATCGGAACCGCCTTCATGATCCTGGGCTTCGCCTGGTTCACGCAGGTGTCGTACGACAAGCCCTGGTGGTACCTCTCGATCGGCATGGTCTTCGTCGGCCTCGGCCTCGGCCAGCTGATGCAGACGCTGACCCTGGCGTCGCAGAACTCGGTCGGCCCGCGCGACATCGGCGTGGCCACCTCGTCGTCGACGTTCTTCCGCCAGATCGGCGGAACGCTGGGCACGGCGATCCTGTTCTCGGTGCTCTTCTCGCGCCTGTCGTCGACCATCCCGGCGGCGTTCCGCGACAAGACCCTGGCCGCCGACCTCGCGAAGGCGTCGGCCGACCCGAAGGTGGTCTCCGACCCGGCCAACTCCGGCATCCTGAAGCTGCTGTCCGAAGTGAAGTCGGGCAGCACGGCCGCCCTCGGCAACGCTCTGAACGGCGACACGTCGTTCCTGAACAAGGCCACGCTCGCCCTGAAGGCGCCGTTCCTCGACGGCTTCGCGAACGCGACGGTGACCGTCTTCACGATCGCGCTCGTCGTGGTGGCGGCGGCGTTCGTCCTGAGCTTCTTCCTCCGGCCGGCGCCGCTCCGCACCCGCTCGGCGATGGACGAGGCGGCCCACCAGGATCGCGAGGCCAAGGCAGCCGACGACGACGAGACCGCGCGCGCAGCGGTGGCCGCTCAGGCCGCAGCCAACGCGATGGGCTCGCCCGTCTCGCCCGACACCGGCAGCATCCGGGTCGTCACGCGCGACGAGACCGACGGCGACGACGAGACCGGTCGCCGCTCGTAGCACCCGCGTCGCACGGACGGCCCGGCAGTCTCCTCGCGGAGCTGCCGGGCCGTCGGCCTGCCGGGCCGTCGGTCTGCCGAACCGCGTGTCGCGCAGATCACGCATCTCCGATGCCGCCCGGCCACCCCGAATCCTCGAAGTCTCTGAGACGACGCAGGATCGCGCACGATCCGGCGTAGAACAGGATGCGGGCACGACCGCGCAACAGAACGACATGTGCCCGCCGTCGAGACGACGATCCGCGGTCGGAGTGTCACGATGGAAGCACCTCCCCGACGAAGGAACCCCGCACATGGCACTGATCCCGTACTCCCCCGACCCGCAGCTGCTGCGGACCACGTTCTCGTACTTCCCGTCGGGTGTCGTCGCGCTGGCCGCCGAGGTCGACGGTGCGCCCGAGGGGCTCGTCGCGTCGTCCTTCACCGTCGGGGTCTCGCTGGAGCCGCCGCTCGTCCTGTTCTCGGTGCAGAACACGTCGACCACCTGGCCGGTCCTGAAGCGGGCCGAGCGCATCGGCATCTCGGTCCTCGGCGAGACGCACGGAGAGACCGCGAAGCAGATCGCTGCGAAAGACAAGTCGACCCGCTTCGAGAACCTCGCTCTCGAGCGGAGCGACGACGGCGCGCTGTTCGTCCAGGGGTCGCCGGTGTGGCTCGAGACGAAGTCGTACGCCGAGTACCCGGCCGGCGACCACACGCTGATCCTGCTCGAGGTCACCGGCCTCTACGCCGACGCGACGCTCGAGCCCCTCGTGTTCCACGGCAGCGCCTTCAAGCAGCTGCTGAAGTCCGCGTAGTCCGGGGCGCCGCCCAACGTCTCGCGGACTGTGCACCGTGCCGCGGCAGGGTGCAGTGTCCGTGAGACGTCGGACGGCAGCCGCTGCTCCGGCTAGACGAAGTCCGCGCCGGGCAGACGCCGCTGCATGACGGCGATGGCCTCGGGGTTGGAGTCGACGAGCACGAACCGGCGCCCGAGAGCCGCGGCCACGGCACCGGTGGTGCCGGATCCTGCGAAGAAGTCGAGCACCCAGTCGCCCTCGCGGCTGGAGGCCTGCACGATCCTGCGCACCACGCCCTCCGGCTTCTGCGTCGGGTAGCCCGTCTTCTCGCGGCCGGTCGGCGACACGATCGTGTGCCACCAGACGTCGGTCGGCAGCTTGCCTCGGGCGGCCTTCTCGGGCGTGACGAGCCCCGGCGCCATGTACGGCTCGCGGTCGACCGCCTCGGAGTCGAAGTGGTACTTCGCGGGGTCTTTGACGTAGACCAGGATCGTGTCGTGCTTCGTCGGCCAGTGGCTGCGGCTCTTCGCGCCGTAGTCGTAGGCCCAGATGATCTCGTTGAGAAACGAAGCGCGGCCGAACAGCGCGTCGAGGAGCACCTTCGCGTAGTGCGCCTCGCGGTAGTCGAGGTGCAGGTAGAGCGTGCCGTCGTCGGCGAGGAGCCGCCACGCCTCGGCCAGCCGCGGCTCGAGGAACGACCAGTAGTCGTCGAACCGGTCGTCGTACTTCATCAGGTCGCCGCGGATCCGCTCGTACTGCACCCCCTTGAACCCCGTCACGGCGCCCGTCCGAGAGCCCCGCACGGAGTGCGTCTCGTGCCGGGTCTGACTGCGGCCGGTGTTGAAAGGCGGGTCGAGGTAGACCACCGTGAACGCGCCGTCGGGGAGGCCCGGCAGGATCTCGAGGTTGTCACCGTGGACCACGCGGTCGGCCGACTCGGGGGTCCAGGGCGGGAGCATGCACCTATTCTGGCGGGCCTTGGAGCCCCGCCCGACCAGCGGCCGGGCGACGAGAAGGCTCGGGTCGGCGTGAGCATCGCGGCGTAACGTTCTCGGCATGACCATCGAAGTCCGGAACGACGAAGCCCAGCACCAGTACACGATCCTCGACGACGGCCGCCCGGTGGGGCTCGCCGCCTACGACATCTCGGGCGGACAGATCGCGTTCACGCACACCGAGGTCGACCCGAGGGAGCAGGGCAAGGGGCTTGCCGCGATCCTGGTCAAGCACGCCCTCGACGACGTCGCGGCCACCACGTCGCTGCGGGTCGTGCCGGCCTGCTCGTACGTCGCCGACTACGTCCGCAAGCACGCCGAGTACGAGGAGCTCACGCGGCGCTGACGCGGGCGGCGCAGGATCACGGGACTCTCGCGAGCCACTCCTTCGTCGCGAACTTGGTGCGCACGAGCTCCTCGGCCTGGGCCAGCTCGTCGGCCGTGACGTGCCCCTCCGTCGCCCCGTAGAGCCCCGAGAACGTCTGCTTCAGGCGCTCGATGATCTCGGCGCGGGGCAGACCGGTCTGCGAGCGGAGCGGGTCGACGCGCTTGGCGGCGCTGGTGGTGCCCTTGTCGCTCATCTTCTCGCGGCCGATCCGGAGCACCTGCACCATCTTCTCGCCGTCCATGTCGTAGCTCATGGTGGCGTGGTGCAGCAGGGCCCCGTTGCCGAGCCGCTTCTGGGCGGCCCCGCCGATCTTGCCCTTGTCGCTCGTGATGTCGTTGAGCGGCTGGTAGAACGCGTCGATGCCGAGCGACTTGAGGCCGGTGATGACCCACTCGTCGAGGTAGGCGTAGGAGTCGGCGAAGCTCATGCCCTGCACGAGGTCGCCAGGGGCGTAGAGCGAGTACGTGACGATCGACTGGGCGTCCATGAACATCGCGCCGCCGCCGGAGATGCGGCGGACGACCTGGAACCCGTACTTCTCGGCGTTCTCGGGGTCGACCTCGTTCTTCAGCGACTGGAAGCTGCCGATGACGACGGCCGGTTCGTCCCACTCCCAGAAGCGGAGCGTCGGGCCGCGGCGGCCGGCGCCGACCTCCTCGGTCAGCACCTGGTCGAGGGCGAGGTGCACGTTCGGCGAGACGGGGCCGTCGTGGATGATCTGCCAGTCGTAGTCGCGCCAGTCGGTCGCCCGGCTGAGGCTGCGGCGGATGGCGACGGCGATGGCCTCGCCCGTCACGCCGAGCATCGTCGTGCCCTCGGGGAGGCCGCGCTTGATCGCGTCGACGATGGTCGCCGAGTCGGACGCCGCATCGAGGCCGTTGACCGCCCGGTCGATCGCCTCGAGGGCGTCGTCGGGCTCGAGGAAGAAGTCGCCGGCCAGGCGGAAGCCCGACAGCTTCCCGTCGACCACGTCGAGGTCGACGACGACCAGCTTGCCCCCGGGGACCTTGTATTCACCGTGCATGGGGTCAGCCTACGACCGGCCGCCGACGGCCGAGGGGCTCTCGCCGCGCGGAGTACGTTCTGACGTCGGAAGTACGGTCTGGATCGTACTTCCGACGTCAGAACGTACTCGGGCGGCACCGCCGGGCGGCTAGGCGACGGGCGGCTAGGCGACGGGCTGTTAGGCGGCAGGGTATCGGCTGTCGAGCCAGTCGACGAGGTCGGCCATGACCTCCTCGCGGTTCGTCTCGTTGAAGACCTCGTGCCGAGCGCCGTCGTAGACGATGAGCTCGACGTCGGTGAGGCGGCTGCGGTTCAGGTAGGCGTGGGCGAGCTTCTCGGCGCTGGCCGTGCCGCCGAGCGGATCGTCGCTGCCGACCTGGATGAGCAGCGGCAGGTCGCGCGCGAGCTTCTTCGCCGGCCGCCCGTAGAGCCGCAGCGCGTCGCGCAGCCCGAAGAGCTTGAGCACGCTGGCCTCGACGACCAACGGGTCGACGGCCATGGCAGCGGCGATCGCAGGATCGCGGCTCAGCCACTCGAACCCGGTGGTCCCGAGGTGGGCGTGCCGCTTGTTGAGGTCGCCGCCGTTCATGGTCCGCGGAGTTCGGAGCGCCGTCCCGGTCAGGACCACCCCGTCGAAGTCGTCGGCGTGGGCATCGACCAGGATCTGCGCCATGAGCGACCCCCAGGAGTGACCGAGCAGGATCACGGGGACCCCGTCCGCCTCCTCGCGGATCAGCCCCGTGAGCTGTCGGATCGCGTCCATCGTCGCGCGGAGGCCGCCGGGACCGAGGTGGCCGAGCATCCTGCTGCCCTCGCCCCACTGCCCGACGCCGGTCTGGCCGTGCCCGCGGTGGTCGTCGGCGTAGACGCTGTAGCCGGCCCGGACCAGGTGGTTCGCGAGCTCCTCGTAGCGGAGGGCGTACTCGCCGACGCCGTGCGCGATCTGGACGACGCCGCGCGGCTTCGCCGCCTTCCAGGCGTAGTAGTGGATGGTCACGCCGTGGGCGTCGACGAACTCGTAGTCGCCGCGCGCGGCCTCGAAGGTGGGCACGGCGTCAGTCTGCCAGGCGGGGTGCCGTGGCGGGAGTGCCTGTGCGGCAGCCCTCAGTGCGCGGAGTACCCGCCGTCGACGAGGTGGTACGAGCCCGTGATGAACGACGCCTCGTCGCTCAGGAGGAACAACACCAGCGCCGCGACCTCGTCGGACGTGCCGAGGCGGCCG comes from Frondihabitans peucedani and encodes:
- a CDS encoding MDR family MFS transporter; its protein translation is MTHRQILFVIFGLMAGMFLSSLDQTIVGTAIRTIGDDLHGLDHQAWVTTAYLICSTIATPIYGKLSDLFGRRPLFIIAIVIFLVGSAAASFSTSMYMLAAFRGLQGLGAGGLMALPLTIMGDILAPRQRAKYQGYFLAVFGISSVIGPLIGGLFAGADQILFITGWRWVFLLNVPIGVIALVIVGIFLHIPGQKRKDNIRIDWWGAAMVIVAAAPLLLVAEQGREWGWGSLNAWVCYVIGGLGVIAFIVAERAMGDAALIPLKLFKSRTFSMATILGVLVGFGMFGALLTVPLYLQLVNGSTPTESGFQMLPMILGLMISSIVSGQIISRTGKYKMFPPIGTAFMILGFAWFTQVSYDKPWWYLSIGMVFVGLGLGQLMQTLTLASQNSVGPRDIGVATSSSTFFRQIGGTLGTAILFSVLFSRLSSTIPAAFRDKTLAADLAKASADPKVVSDPANSGILKLLSEVKSGSTAALGNALNGDTSFLNKATLALKAPFLDGFANATVTVFTIALVVVAAAFVLSFFLRPAPLRTRSAMDEAAHQDREAKAADDDETARAAVAAQAAANAMGSPVSPDTGSIRVVTRDETDGDDETGRRS
- a CDS encoding DUF58 domain-containing protein, producing the protein MTDGGPPAPRADTTRRAPRWSVNPPVAYGASAAVLLAGLALVTAHPAFALLALPLFLAVAAGVDRRPRRGSEVTVSTRLSPDRDGSGVGYEIAFRLPEGVEGVAILLNAADDRSHRFAADRATAGRLAGTIPITHSGPQEIAEVFYSLLGASGIALTSPDPGPSSSRLIPAPRLRMESLPMPHRVFGITGAHGSTTPGDGGEFRDVALFTPGDRLRRIDWKATARRAQVPGELYVRRSFSTADAIVVLVVDDRDEVGADVTRWAGAKGGVTTSTSLDLAREAASSLAAAYLAAGDRVGFRDLAGTARSVEPGGGTRHLERLQSTIATIAPTGEPVRSVRTPIVPASSLVVVLSTFLDEQAATMAITWASTGHRVVAVDVLPEPELQSATREEQTAFRLLMLERTDRLDGMTASGVERIRWDSADGGAVPAVQLRLLSRPRRMR
- a CDS encoding flavin reductase family protein, with the translated sequence MALIPYSPDPQLLRTTFSYFPSGVVALAAEVDGAPEGLVASSFTVGVSLEPPLVLFSVQNTSTTWPVLKRAERIGISVLGETHGETAKQIAAKDKSTRFENLALERSDDGALFVQGSPVWLETKSYAEYPAGDHTLILLEVTGLYADATLEPLVFHGSAFKQLLKSA
- a CDS encoding DNA-methyltransferase; this encodes MLPPWTPESADRVVHGDNLEILPGLPDGAFTVVYLDPPFNTGRSQTRHETHSVRGSRTGAVTGFKGVQYERIRGDLMKYDDRFDDYWSFLEPRLAEAWRLLADDGTLYLHLDYREAHYAKVLLDALFGRASFLNEIIWAYDYGAKSRSHWPTKHDTILVYVKDPAKYHFDSEAVDREPYMAPGLVTPEKAARGKLPTDVWWHTIVSPTGREKTGYPTQKPEGVVRRIVQASSREGDWVLDFFAGSGTTGAVAAALGRRFVLVDSNPEAIAVMQRRLPGADFV
- a CDS encoding alpha/beta hydrolase encodes the protein MPTFEAARGDYEFVDAHGVTIHYYAWKAAKPRGVVQIAHGVGEYALRYEELANHLVRAGYSVYADDHRGHGQTGVGQWGEGSRMLGHLGPGGLRATMDAIRQLTGLIREEADGVPVILLGHSWGSLMAQILVDAHADDFDGVVLTGTALRTPRTMNGGDLNKRHAHLGTTGFEWLSRDPAIAAAMAVDPLVVEASVLKLFGLRDALRLYGRPAKKLARDLPLLIQVGSDDPLGGTASAEKLAHAYLNRSRLTDVELIVYDGARHEVFNETNREEVMADLVDWLDSRYPAA
- a CDS encoding amidase domain-containing protein; this translates as MKKKLAGAVSAALVTTALMAGCTSGAGPAAPATLGEASPLKSSAAGSGSSSGSSGSSSGSSRPAAVVAVTPASGSLVSGEKATISGTSLTGVDKVTFNGVAATDVTVVNAKTVTATVPAAVDYQPSSGAVAVYKGAAQVSGSALKYTWAPTTGVDKEMQYAFAHWNASTYNASYTNFNAVGGDCQNFVSQALAARGLKQSDAWYYNSSGSHSESWGYAPAFDSLLKSTPSLGFTRLDGTQRSQLSIGDLAYFDWNGNGVPDHVMIVSRLATVDGKTQVSLVGHNLDYDYRDLDTAITKDHPGATVWFYKVPASL
- a CDS encoding GNAT family N-acetyltransferase, translated to MTIEVRNDEAQHQYTILDDGRPVGLAAYDISGGQIAFTHTEVDPREQGKGLAAILVKHALDDVAATTSLRVVPACSYVADYVRKHAEYEELTRR
- a CDS encoding biotin/lipoate A/B protein ligase family protein — encoded protein: MHGEYKVPGGKLVVVDLDVVDGKLSGFRLAGDFFLEPDDALEAIDRAVNGLDAASDSATIVDAIKRGLPEGTTMLGVTGEAIAVAIRRSLSRATDWRDYDWQIIHDGPVSPNVHLALDQVLTEEVGAGRRGPTLRFWEWDEPAVVIGSFQSLKNEVDPENAEKYGFQVVRRISGGGAMFMDAQSIVTYSLYAPGDLVQGMSFADSYAYLDEWVITGLKSLGIDAFYQPLNDITSDKGKIGGAAQKRLGNGALLHHATMSYDMDGEKMVQVLRIGREKMSDKGTTSAAKRVDPLRSQTGLPRAEIIERLKQTFSGLYGATEGHVTADELAQAEELVRTKFATKEWLARVP